Genomic window (Methanomassiliicoccales archaeon):
AGTGTACATTAACGCCCTGGCCACGAGAAGTCCTTCGGCGGCAACCAGACCGCTCTTATCAACGACAAGATCTCCATGAAAGATTGCAACAGTTTGGAGAAGTCTGTCAAGGTCTATCGTCCCGTGAGCTACACCGGTATAATGGGCGTCCCTCAACAGATAGTCCATTTGATCCACATCAATCGGACCGTGTATCATTTGCCGTAAGTAATTTCTTCCACCAAAGAAGCCCTGTCCTCCCTCCACCTCAAGACGACTTTGTAACGAAAAATTAGGAGAAGATGATGAAACCAGTTCTGCCACATCATTTGGCGATATGTCTGCTTCCTCCAGAAGATCGCGTATCGTACCAGATACGCCAAGAAATTTCATTGTTCGGCGATTCACAGACATTTTTTCTCCCAATATAATAGATTTTGTGAGTTCTACATGGGTGAGACCAAGGCGATCGTTCAATACTGCCTCAAGCGTATGAGAATAGGGAGGATGACCTATGTCGTGCAGGAGTGCAGCTGCCATTACGCAGAGTTTTTCCTCTTCAGATAACTGCAAAGCATTTGCCATTTTCTCTGCTATGAAATAGGTTCCTAGTGAGTGCTCGAGTCTCGTATGGTTTGCACCAGGAAAAACAAGATGCGCTAACCCCAATTGATGAATACCGTGCAGACGCTGCATTTCCGGGCGCTCAAGAAGTTTGAGAAATATCCCATTGAGTCTCACGCTACCGTGAACACTATCGTGAACAATCTTGTAATCTGGCACCTAAACGTCAAAAGCGTTGTGAATATTTATTGTTATTGAATTGATGAGAAATTCAAAAAAATAGAACGCAATGAGGTTACATTAGTATTCCTAGATAAGAGCAGAAATAGAAATAGAGAGAAACGGGACATGGATAGGGACAAAAGTCTAAGTAAAACCGCCTTTGATCTTTTGCCTATCAATTTTTATTCCATTTGGGGCCACTACAAGGAAATTCCTACCGATAGCGGCAACATCGCCATTCGTGTCACGAGCAACGGATTTGAGCTCACTTGTGATTCGCTTAAGGGTAAGAGAGTCGTTTGCAATGGCAGAATAATCAATGATGAGTATGTTTCCGTTGTAGACAGGTTGTGTAATCGTTCTCAAATCCTCGTACCTGTAAATCTCAGCAACCTTAATCATTCCTTTACCTGAAAGAGGGCTTCCCTCGTCAAAACTCAGCTCCCCAAGATCTATATACTGATCGCTCTCAACGGTTTCGACTTCCTCCTTAGGTTTTCCGAACGGCTTTCTAATCAATGGCATCGCATCCCCTCAATGTAATGGCCCGAGGCATTATTAATCTTTTCTGAAAGGCACCCATTGCATTGGATGTTTCTTGAAAGAAAAATCGTTGTTCTGAAAGCAATTAGCGATGTTACATTAATCCATCAACTTATTTTGTGCATAATCGATGTGTCTAGTCCACAGTATCCTGATGTGCTCAGGCACTTCTGGTTCAGGTACGCTGTTGAATCTGCAAATAAACACATCTAATAAAATCTGTGTTACCTTCAGAAAATTTCTATTTCAGGTGCATGACTTGCTATGTTCCAGATCAAGAAAATCCGAAATTTCTTGAATCAGATCGCAGAATGATTTTTGCATTTCCCATCTCTAGGAAATTAACATTCAAGATTAAAAAATGTTAAAGCATATTCGATGTGAAAAATCCATATGACTGATCAGCCCAATTCTTCGCTAAATTTCCACAGCTTATCTCCAACCCAATGCAGTGTTTTTACCGCCTTTCCGCTTTTACTTTTCTTGATATCTTCTGCTGATATCAAAGCCTTTCCAATTGCAATTGGCACCCTGTTTCTTACATCTCTGATCCAAACTAAATCGCCTTCCCTGATGATTTCGTCGATCTCAACGATACCAGGACACATGACATCCGCACCATTGGAAATATAGGGTACTGCTCCCATATCAACCGTAACAAACATTCGCTGGGGTCTATATTTCAACAAACCCTTCATAGTGAGAAAAGGCTTGCCCTCATATACTACTGCTACAATTTCATTGTTCACGAAGATTAAATCAAAATCGCTACTCTCAGCTCTATCGACCGTGTCACTTGCATTGAAAACCTCTACACCAAGCTTCGAGGAAATTTCATTTGCTATTGCATCAATTTCTTTCCTTCTAAGTCTGTGACGCTTTCTAACTCTAAGATCGGACATTGAGTCTAAAATAAGGCACGGCCATAAAAATCCTTTTAATACGTCAATTTTTTCTAAATTTGAATCTTCCAAAAATGCCTTTTCTTTCCTTTCTAGTTTGTTCTTCTGAACTCTGAACCGATCCACCTTGATTCGCATTGGAGAACTGTGGTCTTCTGTTTTCAATCTTTGTACCCGATACTCCTACATGGGAGCCCGATGGGGCCTCGACAGAAAGAGGCGATACCTGTTCCGTCGAAGAAAAGGTCTGTTGATCCATAGCAACCACAGATCCTTCCCGTACAAGTTCTTCTGCAACCTGCTCCAATTCCACCAGATCATGACTTTCGAACTCAGCCCCGCAGTAAGGACACGTTCTCGCGTCTGCAGCGATCTGCCTGCTACAGATTGGACATTCTATTTGATCCGACTTGTCTTTCATAGCTACACACCCTCAGCAAATCCCATGATATTGAAGATTGCTCCTGAGCCAAACATATCAGGAATGGAGGTTTCAGAGTTTCTAAGTATCTACTAATTGTGTGCCCCTTTATAAGAATTTAAGGATGC
Coding sequences:
- a CDS encoding HD domain-containing protein, translating into MPDYKIVHDSVHGSVRLNGIFLKLLERPEMQRLHGIHQLGLAHLVFPGANHTRLEHSLGTYFIAEKMANALQLSEEEKLCVMAAALLHDIGHPPYSHTLEAVLNDRLGLTHVELTKSIILGEKMSVNRRTMKFLGVSGTIRDLLEEADISPNDVAELVSSSSPNFSLQSRLEVEGGQGFFGGRNYLRQMIHGPIDVDQMDYLLRDAHYTGVAHGTIDLDRLLQTVAIFHGDLVVDKSGLVAAEGLLVARALMYTSVYFHKTVRIAEMMLCKAAESAPKDVFNDIQMETDCTFASKLLRSGGEARCIMTALQYRHLYKKAFSINIADLDENTLSCLLELTNYYKRKEAEAKIAKRAKIKESDVIVDVPEKELLISEPRIGKTDVPILDGNKVKSLARHSPLAKALQNRSVHSWAVMVSAPEKYKDIVGDVAKKVILAQ
- the sepF gene encoding cell division protein SepF, which gives rise to MPLIRKPFGKPKEEVETVESDQYIDLGELSFDEGSPLSGKGMIKVAEIYRYEDLRTITQPVYNGNILIIDYSAIANDSLTLKRITSELKSVARDTNGDVAAIGRNFLVVAPNGIKIDRQKIKGGFT
- a CDS encoding RNA-binding protein; protein product: MSDLRVRKRHRLRRKEIDAIANEISSKLGVEVFNASDTVDRAESSDFDLIFVNNEIVAVVYEGKPFLTMKGLLKYRPQRMFVTVDMGAVPYISNGADVMCPGIVEIDEIIREGDLVWIRDVRNRVPIAIGKALISAEDIKKSKSGKAVKTLHWVGDKLWKFSEELG
- a CDS encoding zinc ribbon domain-containing protein; this translates as MKDKSDQIECPICSRQIAADARTCPYCGAEFESHDLVELEQVAEELVREGSVVAMDQQTFSSTEQVSPLSVEAPSGSHVGVSGTKIENRRPQFSNANQGGSVQSSEEQTRKERKGIFGRFKFRKN